The sequence CGGCGCTGTTTTACTTCGCCGAGCTGGATATCGATGCGTTTGAACTGGCGCAGTTCCGCCGCGCCTACAATGAGCGTTTCAACCGCGAAGCGTTGGCCCACGGCTGATCGCGTCCCCCGGGCGGGGGACCGATTACAGGAACATGCTGTAGAGGTAGCGCGACAGCGCTTCGCGCGAGCTGAAGCCGTGTGCGATGCCGTAACGCTGGTTCGGGGCGTCGCTGCTTAAATCCAGGGGAAACTCCAGATACTGCTCGCTGGTGCGCACCGGAGAGGTCGGCGTGGCGAAATGCACGCTTCTCTCTTTCAGCGCCGGGTGGATCACCAATGCGGTTCTGCCCATCCGCGCTTCGCGATTCACATACACGTAGTGTGTACCCTTGCGGTAGCCATAGGCCTGGTCGGTGACATAATCACGCTCAAAGCCGGTATTCTCCAACACTTTAGCCACTTCATCCGGCCGTAAATACATCGATTCCTCCTCTCATTCTGGACCGCTGAGCGACCTTACCGTAATCATTCACCGAAACAATGATTTTCTGGGGAGGAATCCGGGTTTCAGACTATTCCTGAATGGCTCGGCTGCGCTGCAGCAGACGCAGGGTGAGCAGCACCCCGAGCGCCACCAGCAGCGCCGCCGCCAGATAGATCGACGGCACGCCCGCTTGCCCAATCAGCAGCCCGGCCAGCGGCCCGGTGATGCCCAGCGCCAGATCGAGGAATGCCGAATAGGTGCCGAGCGCCGTGCCCTGGTTCTGCGGCGGCACCTGTTTCACCGCCTCGACGCCCAGCGCCGGGAACACCAGCGAGAAACCGGCGCCGGCCAGCAACGCGCCGGTTTGCACCATCCAGGGTTCGCCGGCCTGCCAGATCAACAGCAACCCGACGATCTCGACCAGAAACGACGCCAGCGTCACCTTCAGACCGCCGTGGCGGTTGATGACGTTGCTGAAGATCAGGCGGATGCCGACGAAGGCGCAGCTGAACAGCGTCAGCGAAAACGCCGCGCCGCTCCAACCTTTGTCGGCGTAGTAAAGGGTGATGAACGTGGCGATCACGCCAAAGCCGACGGTGCCCATCGCCAGCCCGAGGCCATAGGCCCAGATGCGGCCGAACACCGCGCGGAAAGCGATGCGCTGCCCGGCGGCGATCGAAACGTCCGGCTTGCCGCTCGCCAACAGCAGCGCCACCGCGACCGCCAGCACGATCAGCGCCGCCACCCCGGCCAATCCCCACTGCTGATTCAGGTACACGCCGAGCGGCGCCCCGGCCGCCATCGCCCCGTAGGTGGCGACGCCGTTCCAGGAAATCACCCGCGCGGTGTGCATCGCTCCGACCCGGCCGATGCCCCACAGCGTGGAACCGGTGCTGGCGAAGCTTTCGCCGACGCCGAGAAACACCCGCCCCACGCACAGCAACAGCAGGCTGAGCCACGGGTAACCGTCAACGCCGAACGCCAGCGCATAAAACAGGCCGCTGGCGC comes from Serratia sarumanii and encodes:
- a CDS encoding DUF2002 family protein yields the protein MYLRPDEVAKVLENTGFERDYVTDQAYGYRKGTHYVYVNREARMGRTALVIHPALKERSVHFATPTSPVRTSEQYLEFPLDLSSDAPNQRYGIAHGFSSREALSRYLYSMFL
- a CDS encoding MFS transporter, with amino-acid sequence MTAENNLQLNRRILSVVMFTFVCYLTIGLPLAVLPGFVHDHLGYNSVLAGLIISAQYFATLFSRPHAGRYADQLGPKKVVLFGLACCGASGLFYALAFGVDGYPWLSLLLLCVGRVFLGVGESFASTGSTLWGIGRVGAMHTARVISWNGVATYGAMAAGAPLGVYLNQQWGLAGVAALIVLAVAVALLLASGKPDVSIAAGQRIAFRAVFGRIWAYGLGLAMGTVGFGVIATFITLYYADKGWSGAAFSLTLFSCAFVGIRLIFSNVINRHGGLKVTLASFLVEIVGLLLIWQAGEPWMVQTGALLAGAGFSLVFPALGVEAVKQVPPQNQGTALGTYSAFLDLALGITGPLAGLLIGQAGVPSIYLAAALLVALGVLLTLRLLQRSRAIQE